In the Spirochaetia bacterium 38H-sp genome, TTTAGAATAACTGGCACAAGCTCTTTTTTCTCTTTGAGAGTTTCTACCCCCCCACCTTTAATGGTGCCCTGCTTGTATTCCCTTGCCCATTTTTCTATTATGTCATGTTTTTTTACAAGCTCTTTATATGCTTCAAGAAATGCTTTTTTCCTTTCTCGATATAGTTTTGCATAGTGTCCAAATGCCTTGGCTGCATTTGCCTTAAATGCTTCCATTCTACCTGTCATCCACTCTTCTTTAAAACGTTTTGCATCCGCAAGCTTAAAAAAAGTTGTTCTTAGTCTTTCTTCCAGTCTCTTTTCCACGGCCTTCCCAGGTTCTGCAAATGCCTTTTCCCCCTCGTCATCCACGCACTCCACCTTTCCTTCCGTACATACCACCAGTATATCACCTGCCGGGCTTGTGCTTACTGTAAACTGCGTACCTCTTACACCCATTGCAGCCGATTGCGTATGCACGCTCAAGTCTTGGCTTCCGGCAAGCTTGTTTATCTTAAGAAATATCTCCCCTGATAACAGCTCCATACTTGCAAGTTCTTTGTTATCTTCTTTGTCAATCACTATCTGAGATATTGTGGACGGCTCAAGCTGTATCTCTCCTGAAAATCCGCTTTCTTCTGTAAACTCCCATATAAGATACCCATCCTCTCCCGTGCTTATCACATCATACTCTTCCAAAAAAAGGCCAAAATCCGCTTTTTCTTCTGTACCATCAGCTCTGCTCACATAGGCCTCTCCCTCCACATAGGTTATTATGCCAACGGTCTGTGCCGTGAGCGAGCTTGCAATTATCAACAAAAGAAAAAGCATAGAAGTTTTTTTCATCAGTGTTCCTCCCTGTATATATCTGTTTTTACCCTTTTAAATATATTGCAAAGTTCCTGCTGTTTCTGTGGCAAACTGCCAAAAACTTTTTTCCATACAGCAGAACTCTCCATACACATATATACAGGTGCACCTGGCAGAGCCTTATTAAGTTCCTCTTTTATGCGGCTATATATCTCCACTCTTCTTTTCTGTAAGTACCTAAACTTACCATCCTTTGATGGAATAAACTCGTCATACAGATACGGCCTGTCTGCCATTTTTTTTCTGAGGGCAGCAGGATAACGTATAGTACCCATACTTATCCAGGCAATCCTGCTTGCGTCAAATCTGCCAAGCATATCTATAACCTGCCCGTACTCTTTTTGCCATTCGCCTATTGCTATAATAGGATCAAAATGAAAAGCCAACCTATAACCAGCCTTTATTGCTTTTTCTGCTGCAGTAAGACGTTCTTCCAGACCTGCGGCATCACCATCCTCTTCATCTATTACCCTCTGAGGATTAACAGAAAAAGCAATAACAGCCCTACCCTTGGGCTCGATATCCAGAAGATGGTCTATCCATGCTGTCTTGGTCTTAACCTCAAAGGAAATATTATTATAAGGAGCAAGAGCTCTGATAAACTCCTCTGAAAGCCTAAAAACCGGATCAAGATAATTGGAATCTCCTACCTCACCTGTCCCCACACGTATCTCAGCATCCGGATTATCTTTTGCGAGCTTTATAAGTTCTGATATAGGTCTTTTTGTATCCACATTGATAATCATAGGAGCAAAATTGAGATAACTCTGCATAATGCAGTAAGAGCAACCAAGAGGACAACCTTCGTATAAATCTATTGTAAGATAATTACAGCAGACATGCCCTCTTGTTCCCGGACAGGGATGAAGCATTCTGCCGCTGTGGCAGGTTATAAGCAGAGTTTCTCTGTTGAGATGCTCTGCAGGAATATCATTCTTGGTTTTGACAAGATGCCAGGTAGCAGATAAATGGGCATTTTTTGCCCTCTGTGTTGCAGGAAAATCCAGAGCATCCTCTGTCACATAAATATGCCTAATATTATCCAAGAAAGGAAAAGAGTTCATCCGCATTCTCCGCAATCTTTTTTAGCACCTCAATACGTCTCTCAAGTTGGCTTTTGGATTCAAACTTGAAAGACACAGAAAAAGCAGCCCCCTCAAAAAAATCAGGAGCCTCCAGGGCGACCCCACTCTTTGCCGTAAGATTTTTCCGTAACCTGGCAAAATCCCTCTGCATATCGGAAAGCATAGGAAATCGCATCCTCTTAACAGCCTCAAAAGGAGTAGAGGATGCAAGAATTTCGGTCATCTTCTCTATGGCAGACTCCTCGTCCCAGCCCTCTCTTACAAAACAATCCTTAAACCAGATTAAAATCTGCCTCCGCTCAGAAAAACTCAACCTCCCATCATAGAACCGAATAAGCCCAAGAACAGAATCCGGCAAGGAAGAAACATAAGATGCAGTTTTAATATCCACAAGATTATCTGCAACCATAGCCTTAAGAGAAGGCATAAGTTGAGAAAAAACCCCTATATGAGAAAAATCCTTCTTCCCAGGCTCTACAAGAGGTATTATTCTATCTACATACTCAAGAATCCCGGCATCCCTGCAAAAAAAGAACAGTCTTTCCCGCTCTTCCCAAGAATATCTGCCAGCCCTTCCTTCGCAGGACAAAGCAAAAACAAGCAAATCAGCCGTATCCCCATCAATATCTATAGCTTCATGCTTCTCTGCACCCGCATTTACAAGCGCAGAAAAAAGCCCGTATCCCCATACAAGCTCATCGCCATGACACACAAGAGGCGGTGCAAACCCCTTTTTCAAAAGAACATCGCTGACAGGCACATTACAAAAAAGCCTGGCAATAGGCGTATCACTTACAATATCACGCAAAAAAACAAGCTTCTTACTCATATGCAGATGATAACACAGCAGAAAAAATTATATAATAGCTCAGAAATAAAAAAATACCGAACGGCCTTCCCGCGGCAAAATTATAGAAATACAGGCAAGAATGCCGCGGCAAGACCTGCCTGCGGCACAAAAAAGAAACAAGCCCTCACAACAAAGAAACAATCTTATCCCTTAATCCCTTAAGAGAATCAGCAAGCTTGGAAAGGTAAGAAGAATCAATAGCTGATAAACTATGACACATACTCAGCATATCGGAAACTGATTGCCTTATCTCTCCTACAATCTCTTTGATCTTAGACACACTAGTATCGGATGGTCGTTCAGATCTCCTTTGTTCTTCAAGAGAAGAAATAGCCTGAGATATAAGCCTTGCTGGTCTTGTTGTATCTATCTTGAGCCTAGAACTAAAACTTGTTCTGCTGCGGATAACATTGTTAAGCTCGCCTATACTAGTAGAAATCTTCTTAGTATTCTCTGCTGTTGCAGCAGCAAGCTTTTTAACCTCGGAAGCAACCACAGCAAACCCTCTGCCGGCATCTCCAGCATGAGCCGCCTCTATGGCAGCATTGAGAGCAAGAATATTAATCCTCTCCGATATATCCTCAATTGCATGAAGAAAATCATTGATATTGACAGTAGTAGAATATATTGTCTCTACCGTAGAAAAAGTCTCTTTACTATGAGCAGAAAGACTTTCCAGAAGATTGGAAGCCTCTTTTAATCTTGCAATACTCTCATCTGCAGAATTGATAAGCGGAATATCAAAAAAAACATCGCTGGACAGACTTTCCATAAGCTTGTTTATCTTCTCAATCTGTAAACCAAGCCTAGTTTGTTCTGTTTTTACTGCAGTAATGGCAGACTCTATCTCCTCTATATCCTTTATCCTTTGCGATACAAAAGTAAGAGCCTCCTCTATCCCTTTTTTATGCTCTTCTGACAGCATACTGGTATGTTTATCCTCAGTATAGTCTATCTTATTTTGGACAATTGACTCCCTATATGTTGTTAATTCGGCTATACTTCCTTGCTGTTGCGTCTTTGAGTGAGTACTATCAAAGACATCAGTTTTCTTATCACCGTTTTCATCTTCTCTGTTTCCTTGAACCTGGTCATATTGAGTCTGTATAGAACTACTTTTTATTGTTTCCTTATTTTCTTCTTTATATCCTAGCTCTGTTTTTTCTGTTGGCATTTTATATTCTTTTTGATTCTTCCTGTCTGATATCAAAAGCATAAGAATAGCCATTATTATACTTGATAGAACAAGCAGTATAGGAACATATGTAGGCACTGCGACCGAGCTTACATTTATCAGCCTTGTTTTCTCAATACTAAGAACAGTGTATCCGTTTTTTGTATTTGCCTTTGCTATAACATAGACATCAGAATCCTTTTTATAGACTGTACTTTCCTCCCTTGTAGAAAGGAAAGAAGAAACCTCTGACTCTGGTATGTTTTTTAACAATCCCTTATTATTAGCTTGTATAGTGTTATCTGGATTGACGATATAAAGATTGTTGGCAGAAGTCTGTTTGAGAATAGCTTCCATTGCCTTTTTTCTTCTTTCTGCCCATCTTTTTTCTTGTACATCCATATACTCCGATGTACCTATTGCCCAGCCCCAGTCTTCAAAAACACCTGCAATACCCAGTTTTTTTACCGGGTCACCACCTGACAAATGAGGAAAATAGTATTCCACATAATAAGGATATTTATCCCTTGCTCCGTCTATGAGCTCCTTTATATATTTTTTTCCTTTTATGTCGGTAAGCTTTTCTCTGTTGAGACCTTCCTGCTCAGGATTAGGCGGATTTACCAGAGAAATATAGGAAAGAGAATCCGCAAAAAAATAGCCTTCTGAGTTGTATCTTAGGTTCCTAAGCCTGTCTTTTGCAATCTTCTGAGCCTGAGCTTTGCTTATATACCCGTTTTTTGCAAGCTCGGAATACGCTTTTAGAAATTCCAGAGCTATATCAAGTCTGTTTTCAAGTTCCTTTTTTATGATATTAAAATTTTCCTTTTCTTCTTCTATGGCAAAGTATTCAGCCGTATCTATGAGTGTGGCAGCTTTTTTTGCGGAAGACACAGCCAATTCTTCCGCTTCCTTTACCATACTGATATCATGAGAAGAAGAGCCTGTTCCAAGGTTTAAACTTATAAATATAACTACGCCAAGGTATATAATTAGCAAAAACAATCTCGGAAGCTGTTTCATATCTCCCCCTATGTGTACTATACGGCAAGAAGAAGATGCCTGCAACAATATTTTTGTTGAATAATCCTTCCGGCTAAACTAAACTGAATACGATGTTACATGTGATTTTAAAAAAATTGCTTGTTGTTTTTATTTTTTTATCTGGATTTTCCATTCTATATGCTGATACAGAACATTTTCTTATCAATCTTAGCGGACAATGGCAGATAGAAGGCATGGATTTTAAGGTGGATAAACATTTTGTGGATATGCCAATTAGATATAAAATGCCCGTAGAAAAGGGCACCGTGATATTGAGAAAAAAGTTTATCGTTCCTTATGAGCTTGGCATTGAGAAACTATATCTTATGGTTGAGCGCCTTCCCGGTGCATATAAGTATTATTTTAACGGATATTATATAGGAGAAGAAGGAGGTTTCCCTCCTAAGTTTTTTCATTCTTACAGAGAGATATTTGTAAGATATATTCCTGTTGATTTTATAAATTGGGGCAGAGAGAATGAGCTTGTAATTATAGCTGCACAGGAGAAAAGTGAGATAAGAATATTCGATGTAGGTTTTATAAACTCTGATAATGCCAAGTTTATAAAAAACATAAAAAACTTTCTTAATGTGAGGATTTACGGCTACTTTGGCTTTCTTACATTTTTTGTGGCTATATACTTTTTTGCCCATTACAGAAGCCCCGTAAAAATAACAGAAAAGAGAAGTTATCTGTTCTATTCTCTAAGCAATATTTTTATGAGTTACTATTTTTTTAGAATGTCCTATCCGTTTCCTTTTTTGCCACCTGTTTTCTCCTATACTTTGTCTAAGGCTGCGATTGTTCTTGCCTTTGCATATTTGCAGCTTTTCTATTTTGATTTTTTTTCTTTGAGAATAAACCCGAGGCTCAAACGCTTTATACTGTATTTTGCATGGTCAATTGTGGGAATTATGTTTTTTATAGCAAAGGATTATCAGCTTGCAGAGAGGGCATTTGCATTGGGGCTTGTGGCTTCCATGGCTTTTCTTATAGGGTATATTGCTGTATCCGTACATGCTGTACGCAGAAGACTGAGTGAGGCTACGGGGATGCTGCTAGGCACATCTGTGCTTGTTCTTTCTGCCATCCATGATATCGGCTATAAGGTTGCCGGAGTTCTGCCCGTATTATGGCTACAGGGGATAGGAGCCTTTGTCTTTGAGGTCTTTATCTTTTCCAACCTTGCTCTCAAAACAATGAGAATGAGAGCAGAAGTTGAGAACTTCTCCAGAAAAATAGAGCAGGAAGTTTCCCAGAGGACAGCGGATTTAAATAAGCTCAATGCTAAGCTCCAGCAGATAAGCCGCGAGAAGAGCCTGTTTATTGCCAACATAAGTCATGAGATGCGTACTCCTCTCACATCCATTGTAGGCTATGCTGAGATGCTCAAGGACAAGGCGGATGGAGAAATCTCAAAAATAGCTGATATTGTTTTTAGAGAAGGTATTAAGCTTAGAGACCTTATCAATCAAGTGATGGATATTTCCAAGATAGAACAGGGGAGAATGGAGGTTGAGAAGAAAGTATTTTCTCCCAAGGAAACCGCAAATATGATTAAAGAATCGCTTGATATTGCAGCCAGAAAGAAGCATGTGGAGCTCAGGTTACAACTGCCTGATTCCTGTCCGGATTGGATAAAAGGAGACGAAGTAAAATTTGAGCATGTCCTCAGAAACCTTGTTTCCAATGCTGTAAAGTTTACAGAAAACGGTCATGTTGATATTAAAATGTTTGTAAAAGATAATACCGAGAACATCCTCTTTGTCGAGGTAGAGGATACGGGCTACGGTATACCAGAAGATAAGCTGGAAAAGATTTTTCTGCCTTTTGAACAGGCTGACAATTCTACCACACGACGCTTTGGCGGGTCAGGCCTGGGCCTATATATTGTAAAAGAATACGTCAAGCTTATGGGGGGAGATGTTTCCATAGAAAGTACTGTTGGTAAGGGAACGAGGGCCGTTTTCTATATCCCGTATGCTGAGGCAGACTATGCCGAGCATCCTCATACTACTGAAGAAACTATTGATATCAATGATGTAAATCTGGATGGAGTCTCTGTCCTCTTTGCAGATGACTATCCTCAGAATCAGGAGCTTGTGAGTACATTTTTGACCGACGCGGGCGCAAGGGTTGATATTGCTTCCGACGGTGCAAAAGCAGTCAACATGGTTTTGGCACAACAGTATGATATTGTTCTTATGGATATACATATGCCTACTATGGATGGACTTGAGGCCACAAGGCGGATAAGAGCCAGAGGTCTAGTATCCATACCCATCATTGCTATCACTGCTGATACCTATAAAGAAGATGTTGACAGGTTTATGGCAGCAGGGATGTCTGGAGTTCTTCCAAAACCTATAAGGAAAAAAGAGCTTCTGAGCCTTGTAAACGATATTGTAAAAAACAGAAAACTGTCACAGGAAGAAACACGCTTCTCTGATAGCAGTATTAGTGATTATGGAGATGATATTTATGGCGGCCTTGTATCTTTTGTAGAGGAATTTGGCGAGATGAAGCAGAAAGCACTAGAAATCCTGTCTGGATTTATTGATGAGTGCGATAATCAATGGAAGAGAATAGATGCCGCATGGGAAAAACGCGATTGGACTAGCTTTCACAGAGAGGTTCACTCCTTAAAAGGCGGAGCTGCCAATGTTTATGCCGAGGCTCTAAGAAGAGCGGCTCTTGAGGTGGAAAAAGCCGCAAAGGCACATCTTGAGGATGGAATGGAAAGCCGACTGGATTCTCTCAGAAGCGTCTATGCAGAATTTAAAGCTGCTGTTACGGATTTTCTTGATATGAGGGGATACAACAAATAGTGTAATATTTTATACCGAACGCACAGCCCGCTGCGCGGGCTGTGCTGCCATCCGGCGGAGAATGACTGGGCTAATTATTTCCTTGATGATGCCTTGTGCCGAGGCAGGCCTTGCTGTGGCAAGGCCGTTCGATATAATTTATTTTATTATTTATATTCCAAGTAGTTGTTTTAGTTCTTTTCTAATTTGCTGCATATGCTGCTGATATTGTTCTTCTATAGGTGCTAGATTTTGCCTGATTATTGCCTGGTATTCTGGATCTGCTTCTGGTGAGATTTTTACTTCTCTACCAAGTTGTTGGGATAACTGGGCTTCTTTTTCTCTTAGTCTGCCTGAATATTGTTGTTTTATTGCTTGTCTGTATTGCTCTACTGTTTTTAAATATTGCGTGAAGAATTGTGTTAGTTGTTGTTCTACTGCAGGAATCATATCGGCTTGTGCTGCTATTGGTTTTAAGGCTTTGAGCAGTGTGGAGAGTTGTTGCAGGTCTTCTTTTTCTTGTGGTAGCTTGAGGTTGCCAATAATTGTGTCTGCAAATCCTTTTTTTACCCAATTAGATTGTTTCCCTTTATATTTTTTTAGTTCTTTTTTTATGTCCGCTTCTTCTCCGGAGAGTATTTTTGCCGCAAGTTGTTTGCCTTCTGTTATGTATTGGCTTTCTTCTAGTTTTTCTTTGTCGGGTTTTATTGATGCAGCCCGCTCCAGGGCTTTTTCTAATGCTGATTTTATTTCTCCCATGTACATAAAAATGATGCTTTTCTATGCTTGTGTCAATACCTGCTTATGCTGTGATTATAATGTCCATTGCTATGTCGTGTTTTTCTGATGGGATTTCTTTTGTTAGCTGAGTGCTGTAGCATACTCCTATTTTTATGCAGTCTGGAGGAAGGGAGGAGAGTAGTCTGTCATAGTAGCCTCCTCCCCTGCCGAGTCTTTTTTTATTGTTGTCAAATGCTACGCCGGGGACTAGTATTAGCTCTGGCAGAATGGATTCTTTTGCAGTATTTTTTGGCTGCAGAAATCCCAAGCTGTGACGTACAAGGGGTACATCCTGCTTGTAAAGAACAAGTTCTATCGTGTTGTTTTCTATTACAGGAAGTAGAATTCTTTTTTTTGTTTTTACTGCTTCTTCCATAAGAAGCCGTATGTCAGGTTCTGTTTTCAGTGGCATGTATAGCGCTATTGTTTTTGCTTTTTTCCAGATATTGCTTTGTTTTATTTTGTTGCAGATTATGAGACTCTGTCTTTTTTTTTCCTCTGTGGCAAGAGCTTTTGTTTCTGATAATATTATACCTCTTAGTTCTTGCTTAGTCATTTTTTACTGCTATGCAGTCTATCTCTACTCTTGCACCGGCAGGCAACTCCTTTACAGCGACAGTTGATCTTGCTGGTTTGTGAGAAAAATAGCTTGCATATATCTCATTGATTTTTGAAAAATCCGACATATTTGTCAGGTATATTGTGCATTTTACTGTATCTGTAATAGCGAATCCTGCGGCTTCTATCACGGTTTTGAGATTTTCTAGAGTTTGTGTTGCTTCTTCTTCTATGGTTGTGTTTTTTATCTTGCCTGTTTCTGGGGATATCCCTATCTGTCCGGAGCAGTAGAGCGTGTTACCTATTTTTATTGCTTGGCTATAAGGTCCTATCGCTTCTGGTGCATTTTTTGTATGTATTTTTCTCATGCTTACTCCTTAATTATTTATATTATTTTATTAGAGGCCTGATTCTTCTCCCAGCATTACTATGTGGATGCGTCCTTCTGGTACGGATCTTCTTGTTATGACCGTATGACTGCATATGCTATCCTGACCGAGGCAGTCCCTGCATATAGTTTCCTTTGTACAGGGTGTTTTTTTGTGAAGCCTTATTGCATTGAGTGGAGCTGCCGTGTTTTTAAGCCTTGCCATTGCTTCTTCTAAAGTAGATGTTATCTTGTTGTATCCTGTTATTATTATCACCTTGCGGGGACCGTAGATGAGTGCTGCAAGCCTGTTGCCTCTGCCGTCTATGTTTACAAGTTGTCCGTCCAGGCTTATTGCACTTGTACTCATAAGATAGAAATCTGCAGATAGTGCTTTGTGGTATATTTCTTCTATTTCTTCCGGACTTTCTGCCTGCTCTCTGTCCAGAATATTGTAGTTTCCATTCCTCAGCAGCTCTTTTATCCCTGTTTCTTCCAGTGTTACAGATCCACCCCAAGAAACAATACTGTTTTCTTCTATTATTTCTTTTATATGTATGTGCAATTCTTCTGTTGTGCTGGCAAAGAAAAAGCCAAATCCTCGTTTTCTAAGATTTTTTTCCAGGATTTTTATCCTGTTATTAATGAAACTCGCATATATTTTCATATGAGAAATGATAGCAGAGCTTTTTTTTTATGCCAATGGCTTAGTGTTTATGCGCTACGTTTTCTTGGGAAGCTGCAATCTTTGATTGGAGTGCTTTGAGAAGAGGCAGAAAGCTTTCTTTTAGCTGGGGTGCTGCCTTGATTAAGCACTCATGGGCGTCTTTTATATACCATGCTGCAAGCTTGTTCTTATCTATCTGAGGAAGATTATTGCACACATGCTTCTTAATTTGTGCAAGTAAATCGTTGGTAAAGTGGTTAAAGTAGTCGTAAAGATGCATTTCCCTGAGTATACGGGCAGATTCTTTATTGATGTTGGCAATAAAAAAGCTTCCTCCATGGGCTTTCATCCATGAACGAAGCTTTAAAAAGGTTCCTATTGTTGTGCTGTCCATATACTCTGTTGAACTTAAGTCAACAAGCAGCATTCTGGGCTGTTTTTCTTGCAGAAGTTTTTCTGCGTATTTATACATGGAGTAGGCATCTTGTGCTCTTATTGTTTTTGGCAGAAAAAATATCAGTTCTTCATCTTCCAGTATATACTGGATTATCTCTAATTTCTCCATAATCTCTACTAAAAATATACTACTGTTTTTTGGAAAAATCCATTATCAATATTTATACGTGAAACATGATTTTTATGCAATCATTTTGCATATAAAAATGTAACATTTGTCTTTAAAATTTGTTTATTTTATTATACCTCCTCTACGGATCCCTCCTTGTGATTATGGGCAGTCTTAGCAAGCAGGCTGCCCTTTGTTTTGTCTGAGCCCTTTGTGTTTGTGAGCGGTTTTTTGCCATTCTATTCTCCAGCTTATGGAGGAAAAAGGTCTTGCAGGATTATATATCTCTATTGTGGCAAGAAAAAGAAGAGGGGCTTTTGTTCTTATTTGTGTTATTAGCTCTTCTTCTTTAAGTTTTTTTACAGCTTCTTCTGCTTGAGTTTCTGTCTCTGCCTCGGCGAGAAATAAAGATGAGCAGGGTATCTTGAAAAAAAGAGAGGAGGTTTCTGGCTGATCTATGGTAAAGTTTATCCAGGCATCCTGTGGCGAGCCTGTTAGAACTATTGTTTTGCCGATATTTATAATCTCTTCTGCTTTCCACTCGTAATAAGGACAATCTCTAAGTTCTTCTAGCCTGTGTTTCTCTATGATGTCTGTTTTGGAATATATCGGGAAAAATGGAAAAAACAGTCTGGCTGTTGTTATTTTTGTTTTTTTGTATAATTTTTCTCTTAGTTTTTCTGTTTTTGCTTCTATATTACCGGGTAGCCGTATGCCCGCAAGCTGTATTTTCATGGTAACTCCATTTTAAAATACTGGTTTTTATGGTAATATTGTTTTATAATCTTGGCAATGAGGAGGATGTGTGGATAGTATTGCTGTTCTTCCGGCTTCCATATATAGAACTCTTACTATGCTAGAGGAAAAGCTCTCCGTATGGGATTGTGTGGATACTCTATGTTTTTTAAACAACGATCGTTCCGATGTATATGATCCGTATTTTTATATAAGTCTTGATGTCTATTATGATGGAGAATTGCCTCCTAGCGAAGAAAGGCTCGCTCAGTTTGACTTTGCCGGTGCCTTTGAGACTTCTCCGGGTAGAAACAAGGACCGTTTTCTTGTCAGGGATATCCCTGTAAGGTTGGAATATAAGTGTATGTCCGACATAGAGGCCATGCTAAATAGCGAACCTGGTGCACTCCTTAGATATGATGAGCGTATAAGTTATATGTGTTACAGGCTTAAGAATGCGGATGTGCTTTATAAAAAGAGTAATTGGATTGATGGTATAAGAGAAAAACTGGACAGTTTACCGGATTCTTTTT is a window encoding:
- a CDS encoding FecR family protein, which encodes MKKTSMLFLLLIIASSLTAQTVGIITYVEGEAYVSRADGTEEKADFGLFLEEYDVISTGEDGYLIWEFTEESGFSGEIQLEPSTISQIVIDKEDNKELASMELLSGEIFLKINKLAGSQDLSVHTQSAAMGVRGTQFTVSTSPAGDILVVCTEGKVECVDDEGEKAFAEPGKAVEKRLEERLRTTFFKLADAKRFKEEWMTGRMEAFKANAAKAFGHYAKLYRERKKAFLEAYKELVKKHDIIEKWAREYKQGTIKGGGVETLKEKKELVPVILKLKKEMFLFSRVYYRVLELRNYYYKGVKVGVIEGGERAENFIKEVEKDSKILKENLKYVHRAMFLFKQKGAGFLGESLF
- a CDS encoding radical SAM protein → MNSFPFLDNIRHIYVTEDALDFPATQRAKNAHLSATWHLVKTKNDIPAEHLNRETLLITCHSGRMLHPCPGTRGHVCCNYLTIDLYEGCPLGCSYCIMQSYLNFAPMIINVDTKRPISELIKLAKDNPDAEIRVGTGEVGDSNYLDPVFRLSEEFIRALAPYNNISFEVKTKTAWIDHLLDIEPKGRAVIAFSVNPQRVIDEEDGDAAGLEERLTAAEKAIKAGYRLAFHFDPIIAIGEWQKEYGQVIDMLGRFDASRIAWISMGTIRYPAALRKKMADRPYLYDEFIPSKDGKFRYLQKRRVEIYSRIKEELNKALPGAPVYMCMESSAVWKKVFGSLPQKQQELCNIFKRVKTDIYREEH
- a CDS encoding cache domain-containing protein, translated to MKQLPRLFLLIIYLGVVIFISLNLGTGSSSHDISMVKEAEELAVSSAKKAATLIDTAEYFAIEEEKENFNIIKKELENRLDIALEFLKAYSELAKNGYISKAQAQKIAKDRLRNLRYNSEGYFFADSLSYISLVNPPNPEQEGLNREKLTDIKGKKYIKELIDGARDKYPYYVEYYFPHLSGGDPVKKLGIAGVFEDWGWAIGTSEYMDVQEKRWAERRKKAMEAILKQTSANNLYIVNPDNTIQANNKGLLKNIPESEVSSFLSTREESTVYKKDSDVYVIAKANTKNGYTVLSIEKTRLINVSSVAVPTYVPILLVLSSIIMAILMLLISDRKNQKEYKMPTEKTELGYKEENKETIKSSSIQTQYDQVQGNREDENGDKKTDVFDSTHSKTQQQGSIAELTTYRESIVQNKIDYTEDKHTSMLSEEHKKGIEEALTFVSQRIKDIEEIESAITAVKTEQTRLGLQIEKINKLMESLSSDVFFDIPLINSADESIARLKEASNLLESLSAHSKETFSTVETIYSTTVNINDFLHAIEDISERINILALNAAIEAAHAGDAGRGFAVVASEVKKLAAATAENTKKISTSIGELNNVIRSRTSFSSRLKIDTTRPARLISQAISSLEEQRRSERPSDTSVSKIKEIVGEIRQSVSDMLSMCHSLSAIDSSYLSKLADSLKGLRDKIVSLL
- a CDS encoding ATP-binding protein, which produces MLHVILKKLLVVFIFLSGFSILYADTEHFLINLSGQWQIEGMDFKVDKHFVDMPIRYKMPVEKGTVILRKKFIVPYELGIEKLYLMVERLPGAYKYYFNGYYIGEEGGFPPKFFHSYREIFVRYIPVDFINWGRENELVIIAAQEKSEIRIFDVGFINSDNAKFIKNIKNFLNVRIYGYFGFLTFFVAIYFFAHYRSPVKITEKRSYLFYSLSNIFMSYYFFRMSYPFPFLPPVFSYTLSKAAIVLAFAYLQLFYFDFFSLRINPRLKRFILYFAWSIVGIMFFIAKDYQLAERAFALGLVASMAFLIGYIAVSVHAVRRRLSEATGMLLGTSVLVLSAIHDIGYKVAGVLPVLWLQGIGAFVFEVFIFSNLALKTMRMRAEVENFSRKIEQEVSQRTADLNKLNAKLQQISREKSLFIANISHEMRTPLTSIVGYAEMLKDKADGEISKIADIVFREGIKLRDLINQVMDISKIEQGRMEVEKKVFSPKETANMIKESLDIAARKKHVELRLQLPDSCPDWIKGDEVKFEHVLRNLVSNAVKFTENGHVDIKMFVKDNTENILFVEVEDTGYGIPEDKLEKIFLPFEQADNSTTRRFGGSGLGLYIVKEYVKLMGGDVSIESTVGKGTRAVFYIPYAEADYAEHPHTTEETIDINDVNLDGVSVLFADDYPQNQELVSTFLTDAGARVDIASDGAKAVNMVLAQQYDIVLMDIHMPTMDGLEATRRIRARGLVSIPIIAITADTYKEDVDRFMAAGMSGVLPKPIRKKELLSLVNDIVKNRKLSQEETRFSDSSISDYGDDIYGGLVSFVEEFGEMKQKALEILSGFIDECDNQWKRIDAAWEKRDWTSFHREVHSLKGGAANVYAEALRRAALEVEKAAKAHLEDGMESRLDSLRSVYAEFKAAVTDFLDMRGYNK
- a CDS encoding DUF6657 family protein — protein: MGEIKSALEKALERAASIKPDKEKLEESQYITEGKQLAAKILSGEEADIKKELKKYKGKQSNWVKKGFADTIIGNLKLPQEKEDLQQLSTLLKALKPIAAQADMIPAVEQQLTQFFTQYLKTVEQYRQAIKQQYSGRLREKEAQLSQQLGREVKISPEADPEYQAIIRQNLAPIEEQYQQHMQQIRKELKQLLGI
- a CDS encoding 5-formyltetrahydrofolate cyclo-ligase produces the protein MTKQELRGIILSETKALATEEKKRQSLIICNKIKQSNIWKKAKTIALYMPLKTEPDIRLLMEEAVKTKKRILLPVIENNTIELVLYKQDVPLVRHSLGFLQPKNTAKESILPELILVPGVAFDNNKKRLGRGGGYYDRLLSSLPPDCIKIGVCYSTQLTKEIPSEKHDIAMDIIITA
- a CDS encoding RidA family protein, with the protein product MRKIHTKNAPEAIGPYSQAIKIGNTLYCSGQIGISPETGKIKNTTIEEEATQTLENLKTVIEAAGFAITDTVKCTIYLTNMSDFSKINEIYASYFSHKPARSTVAVKELPAGARVEIDCIAVKND
- a CDS encoding lactate utilization protein, whose translation is MKIYASFINNRIKILEKNLRKRGFGFFFASTTEELHIHIKEIIEENSIVSWGGSVTLEETGIKELLRNGNYNILDREQAESPEEIEEIYHKALSADFYLMSTSAISLDGQLVNIDGRGNRLAALIYGPRKVIIITGYNKITSTLEEAMARLKNTAAPLNAIRLHKKTPCTKETICRDCLGQDSICSHTVITRRSVPEGRIHIVMLGEESGL
- a CDS encoding STAS domain-containing protein; the protein is MEKLEIIQYILEDEELIFFLPKTIRAQDAYSMYKYAEKLLQEKQPRMLLVDLSSTEYMDSTTIGTFLKLRSWMKAHGGSFFIANINKESARILREMHLYDYFNHFTNDLLAQIKKHVCNNLPQIDKNKLAAWYIKDAHECLIKAAPQLKESFLPLLKALQSKIAASQENVAHKH